Proteins found in one Pirellulales bacterium genomic segment:
- a CDS encoding NAD(P)H-dependent oxidoreductase subunit E — protein sequence MPNESRILTDEMIAEIKAYFPRYPTRRAVTLPALHIVNEHLRYVPLRAVEEVAELLGLAPAEVQDTLTFYGFFKQDQPHGRTRAWVCRSISCALRGGEEILEHLCHQAGVQPGQTTADGKLTLEFGECLGACEFAPCMLAGRTLHKNLTPESADEFLAALE from the coding sequence ATGCCGAACGAATCCCGCATCCTGACCGATGAGATGATCGCCGAGATCAAGGCGTACTTCCCGCGCTATCCGACGCGGCGGGCAGTGACCCTGCCGGCGTTGCACATCGTGAACGAGCACTTGCGCTACGTGCCGCTACGGGCGGTGGAAGAAGTGGCCGAACTGCTCGGCCTCGCCCCGGCCGAGGTGCAGGACACGCTGACGTTCTACGGCTTCTTCAAGCAAGACCAGCCGCACGGTCGGACGCGGGCCTGGGTCTGTCGCTCGATCAGTTGTGCGCTGCGTGGCGGCGAGGAGATCCTCGAACATCTTTGCCATCAGGCGGGGGTGCAGCCGGGCCAAACCACGGCCGACGGCAAGCTGACGCTCGAGTTTGGCGAATGCCTGGGCGCCTGCGAGTTTGCTCCCTGCATGCTCGCCGGTCGCACGTTGCACAAGAATCTCACCCCGGAATCGGCCGACGAGTTTCTCGCGGCGTTGGAGTAA
- the nuoF gene encoding NADH-quinone oxidoreductase subunit NuoF: MARFEPVLLANIDRENSHRLSVYESTGGYQALRRVLAEMDPVAFTELVKSSNLRGRGGAGFPTGLKWTFLPKGHPGPIYMCINADESEPGTFNNRVLMEEDPHQVIEGIILSSFATRATTAYIYLRYEYPLSYERLQGAIDEAYAAGYLGKNIQGSDFSLDIYLHRGAAAYICGEETGLIESLEGKRAWPRIKPPFPAVEGVFRKPTVVNNIETVCCVKQIAQRGVDWFKSIGVPADPKNSRDPGSYGPKLYCLSGHVERPGCYEAPLGITCRQLIDEYGGGVWKGRRAKAAIPGGISMGLLTEAELDTPLDFAGPGKVGCLGLGTAAVVVMDETVSMVDFLYNSCRFFAHESCGQCTPCREGTEWSVRMLARIKAGKGRLRDLDLLLEIGDTIGIIPGTTICGLADGAAWPIKNAIRKFRDEFEDYIKRTNPTGYLVTDPVPALQVVSLH, from the coding sequence GTGGCACGCTTCGAGCCAGTACTGCTGGCGAACATCGATCGCGAGAACAGCCATCGGCTGTCGGTCTACGAATCGACCGGCGGCTATCAGGCGCTGCGCCGCGTGCTGGCCGAGATGGACCCTGTGGCCTTCACCGAACTGGTGAAGTCGAGCAATCTGCGCGGGCGCGGCGGCGCCGGTTTCCCCACCGGGCTCAAGTGGACCTTCCTGCCGAAGGGACACCCCGGCCCGATCTACATGTGCATCAACGCCGACGAGAGCGAGCCGGGCACGTTCAACAATCGCGTGCTGATGGAAGAAGACCCCCATCAGGTGATCGAAGGCATCATTCTCAGTTCGTTCGCCACGCGCGCCACGACCGCCTATATCTATCTGCGGTACGAGTACCCGCTGTCGTACGAACGTCTGCAGGGGGCGATCGACGAGGCCTACGCCGCCGGCTATCTCGGCAAAAACATCCAAGGCTCCGACTTCTCCCTCGATATCTATCTGCACCGTGGGGCGGCCGCCTATATCTGCGGCGAAGAGACCGGGCTGATCGAAAGCCTCGAGGGCAAGCGGGCCTGGCCGCGCATCAAGCCGCCTTTCCCGGCGGTCGAAGGGGTCTTCCGCAAGCCGACGGTGGTGAACAATATCGAGACGGTCTGCTGCGTGAAGCAGATCGCCCAGCGCGGCGTCGACTGGTTCAAGTCGATCGGCGTGCCGGCCGATCCGAAGAACTCGCGCGATCCCGGCAGCTACGGGCCGAAGCTCTACTGCCTGAGCGGTCACGTCGAACGCCCCGGCTGCTACGAGGCGCCGCTGGGCATCACCTGCCGCCAATTGATCGACGAGTACGGCGGCGGCGTCTGGAAGGGACGCCGCGCGAAGGCCGCCATCCCCGGCGGCATCAGCATGGGGCTGTTGACCGAGGCCGAACTCGACACACCCCTCGATTTTGCCGGACCGGGCAAGGTCGGCTGCCTGGGGCTCGGCACGGCCGCCGTCGTCGTCATGGACGAGACGGTCAGCATGGTCGACTTCCTCTACAACAGTTGCCGCTTCTTCGCCCACGAGAGTTGCGGACAATGCACCCCCTGCCGCGAAGGCACGGAGTGGAGCGTGCGCATGCTAGCGCGGATCAAGGCGGGCAAGGGGCGCTTGCGCGATCTCGATCTGTTGCTCGAAATCGGCGACACGATCGGCATCATCCCCGGCACGACGATCTGCGGCCTCGCCGACGGCGCCGCCTGGCCGATCAAGAATGCCATTCGCAAGTTCCGCGACGAGTTCGAAGACTATATCAAGCGTACGAATCCCACCGGCTACCTGGTGACCGATCCGGTCCCGGCGCTCCAGGTGGTCAGTTTGCACTAA